A genomic region of Pseudomonas frederiksbergensis contains the following coding sequences:
- a CDS encoding sel1 repeat family protein: protein MTKNNRVRQFKLKCLALLAFGVCSGAFAAQSSTAQCPSDNFADFVKEFSTKPEVQQAFIASPVIEQTVVATESKPRVVQRKSKVLDLQSLVMLAPDNIAKSELSLQVQLPNQVLVRDHNGEVLKIFTFKHNDCWVLTRAEDWSLEAVLDVQYPKLKASPGERALKRGALYNQLGIDTESSASSQLYISALNSYLNGADQGSAEAAFAAAGISLSGQAPRLENAKILQLLESAAKSVPEAGVALADFYCDEGNYEETRACVNPEKSLGALVSSARLGSSDALIQLGGAYETGAIIPGDLPRAMACYQEADKKGNEAGARGVERLSTQGITANNSIHCL, encoded by the coding sequence ATGACAAAGAACAATCGAGTGCGTCAATTCAAGCTGAAATGTCTGGCGTTGCTGGCATTTGGGGTGTGTTCAGGAGCCTTTGCGGCGCAATCGAGCACCGCGCAATGCCCAAGTGACAACTTTGCAGATTTCGTAAAAGAGTTCTCGACCAAGCCTGAGGTGCAGCAAGCGTTTATCGCCTCGCCCGTGATCGAGCAGACGGTAGTCGCCACCGAGTCGAAGCCGCGGGTGGTGCAGCGAAAGTCGAAGGTGTTGGACCTTCAGTCGTTGGTGATGCTTGCTCCTGACAACATCGCGAAGTCCGAGTTGAGCCTGCAAGTTCAGCTACCGAACCAAGTGCTCGTTCGCGACCACAACGGTGAAGTGCTGAAGATCTTCACTTTCAAACATAACGACTGCTGGGTATTGACCCGTGCTGAAGACTGGTCGCTTGAGGCCGTACTTGACGTTCAATACCCGAAGTTGAAGGCCTCGCCGGGTGAGCGCGCACTGAAAAGAGGGGCGTTATATAACCAACTGGGTATTGATACCGAGTCCTCTGCTTCCAGCCAGTTGTACATTTCTGCTCTGAATAGTTACTTGAATGGGGCAGATCAAGGATCTGCAGAGGCGGCCTTCGCAGCTGCGGGAATCAGCCTTTCAGGTCAAGCGCCACGGTTGGAAAATGCAAAGATCCTTCAGCTCCTGGAATCAGCTGCCAAGAGCGTACCTGAAGCAGGGGTCGCCCTTGCTGATTTCTATTGCGACGAAGGCAATTACGAAGAGACGCGAGCGTGTGTCAATCCAGAAAAGTCATTGGGCGCTCTTGTGAGCTCCGCCCGGCTCGGCTCCTCGGATGCACTGATTCAGTTAGGCGGTGCCTATGAAACCGGCGCAATCATCCCTGGTGATTTGCCCCGGGCAATGGCCTGTTATCAAGAGGCCGACAAGAAAGGCAATGAAGCAGGTGCAAGAGGCGTCGAACGACTAAGCACCCAAGGCATTACCGCAAATAACTCAATTCATTGCCTTTAA
- the tssI gene encoding type VI secretion system Vgr family protein, whose translation MFNPSNETHFSLTVADFQGDLQVLSFTGTEGISQTFRFDLELVSENPDLDLETLLHKQAFLAFDPQGSGIHGQIYRVAQGDAGKRLTRYKVSLVPQLEYLRHRTNQRIYQQMSAPKIIALILEEHGIKGNAYSFQLSQPCPDRDYCVQYDETDLHFVQRLCEEEGIHYHFQHSASGHTLVFGDDQTVFPKLGQPTAYVQGSGMVADEPVIKGFTLRLETRTNRTTRRDYDFEKPRLQLEAAYKPDGKSEEPDLEDYDYPGGFTERARGKFLSQRALERHRADYRQAEGRGDQTTLVSGHFLEISDHPRTEWNDLWLLTEVIHEGKQPQVLEESVTSDTTANKDDFHQGYRNTFLATPWDVFYRPPLLHTKPRVLGSQTAQVTGPKGEEIHCDQYGRVKVQFHWDREGLADDKTSCWLRVSSSWAGDRYGAIAIPRIGMEVLVTFLEGDPDQPLVTGCLYHKENQVPYALPANKTRSVFKTLSSPGGGGYNELRIEDKKGAEQIFIHAQRDWDENIEHDQKIRVGNERHDTVEKNTYTELKAEEHRTTIADRKIEVKADDHLTIGQNQHIKLGTAQLISAGREIHLKAGDKIVIEADTELTISGGGSFIKLDASGVTVVGPVVKINAGGSAGNGTGIGIKPPLLPGAADKDKAGSLMEEAVGNAPPEKVKPKAFFVFSE comes from the coding sequence ATGTTCAACCCTTCTAACGAAACCCATTTCAGCCTGACCGTGGCTGACTTTCAGGGTGACCTGCAAGTGCTGTCGTTCACGGGCACCGAAGGCATCAGCCAGACCTTTCGTTTTGACCTGGAGCTGGTCAGCGAAAACCCGGATCTGGACCTGGAAACGTTGCTGCACAAACAGGCATTTCTGGCGTTCGACCCACAAGGCAGTGGCATCCACGGCCAAATCTATCGCGTTGCCCAAGGCGATGCCGGCAAGCGCCTGACCCGCTACAAAGTGTCCTTGGTGCCGCAACTCGAATACCTGCGCCATCGCACCAATCAGCGCATCTATCAGCAGATGTCGGCGCCGAAAATCATCGCGCTGATTCTCGAAGAACACGGCATCAAGGGCAACGCCTACAGCTTCCAGCTCAGCCAGCCGTGCCCGGACCGCGACTACTGCGTGCAGTACGACGAAACCGACCTGCATTTCGTCCAGCGTCTGTGCGAGGAAGAGGGCATCCACTACCACTTCCAGCATTCGGCCTCCGGCCACACACTGGTATTCGGCGATGACCAGACCGTGTTCCCGAAACTCGGTCAGCCCACCGCCTACGTGCAGGGCAGCGGCATGGTCGCCGACGAGCCGGTGATCAAAGGCTTCACGTTGCGCCTGGAAACCCGCACCAACCGCACCACGCGCCGCGACTACGATTTCGAGAAGCCGCGCCTGCAACTGGAGGCGGCCTACAAGCCCGACGGCAAAAGTGAAGAACCGGACCTGGAAGACTACGACTACCCGGGCGGCTTCACCGAGCGTGCCCGTGGCAAATTCCTCAGCCAGCGGGCGCTGGAACGCCACCGCGCCGACTACCGACAAGCCGAAGGCCGTGGCGACCAGACCACCCTGGTCAGCGGTCACTTCCTGGAGATCTCCGACCACCCGCGCACCGAGTGGAACGACCTCTGGCTGCTGACTGAAGTCATCCACGAAGGCAAACAGCCGCAAGTCCTCGAAGAGTCGGTGACCAGCGACACCACCGCCAACAAGGACGACTTCCACCAGGGCTACCGCAACACGTTTCTCGCCACCCCGTGGGACGTGTTCTACCGACCGCCGCTGTTGCACACCAAACCCCGCGTGCTCGGCAGCCAGACCGCACAAGTCACCGGCCCCAAAGGTGAAGAAATCCACTGCGACCAGTACGGCCGCGTGAAGGTGCAATTCCACTGGGACCGCGAAGGCCTGGCCGACGACAAAACCAGCTGCTGGCTGCGCGTCTCCAGCAGCTGGGCCGGCGACCGCTACGGCGCCATCGCCATCCCGCGCATCGGCATGGAAGTGCTCGTCACCTTCCTCGAAGGCGACCCCGACCAACCGCTGGTGACCGGCTGCCTGTACCACAAGGAAAACCAGGTGCCGTACGCCTTGCCGGCGAACAAAACCCGCAGCGTTTTCAAAACCCTCAGCTCCCCCGGTGGCGGCGGCTACAACGAACTGCGCATCGAAGACAAAAAAGGCGCCGAACAAATCTTCATCCACGCCCAACGCGACTGGGATGAAAACATCGAACACGACCAGAAAATCCGCGTCGGCAACGAACGCCACGACACCGTCGAAAAGAACACCTACACCGAACTCAAAGCCGAAGAACACCGCACCACCATTGCCGACCGCAAGATTGAGGTCAAAGCCGACGACCACCTGACCATCGGCCAGAACCAACACATCAAACTCGGCACCGCCCAACTCATCAGCGCCGGAAGAGAAATCCACCTCAAGGCCGGCGACAAAATCGTCATCGAGGCGGACACGGAACTGACCATCAGCGGTGGTGGCAGCTTCATCAAGCTGGATGCCAGTGGCGTGACCGTGGTCGGGCCGGTGGTGAAGATCAATGCCGGTGGCTCGGCGGGGAACGGCACGGGGATCGGGATTAAACCGCCGCTGCTGCCGGGGGCGGCGGATAAGGATAAGGCGGGGAGTTTGATGGAGGAGGCGGTGGGGAATGCGCCGCCGGAGAAGGTTAAACCGAAGGCTTTTTTTGTGTTTTCTGAGTGA
- a CDS encoding serine/threonine-protein kinase, whose product MSELKPVLDELLVSDIDAANLTYFAFAKPHAAPRTVAPMRASIAELPEVLAGRYRLERLLGAGGMGVVYRARDLLHEQFGDPDPYIALKILSEEFAESPDASALLYSEFALTRRLRHANVLRLHTFEVDTECQRAFITMELMRGLTLDKLLCERPLGLPWQELRDIALPLLDALAYAHGRGVLHGDMKPSNVMLSEEGVRVFDFGLGQAEEGVLPGLPHLSRSRFNAWTPGYAAPELLEGAPLSASADLFAVACVIFELAGGKHPFRRLPSTQARDERLDRELQAPRHLPKHCWPALRTALAFDAADRTITAAQLRDALGATSSWLQRWLHRRNG is encoded by the coding sequence ATGAGTGAGCTCAAGCCTGTGCTCGACGAGCTGTTGGTCAGCGACATCGATGCCGCCAACCTGACGTACTTTGCCTTCGCCAAACCCCATGCAGCGCCGCGTACCGTGGCGCCGATGCGGGCCAGCATTGCCGAGTTGCCGGAGGTGCTGGCGGGGCGTTACCGCCTTGAGCGTTTGCTCGGTGCCGGCGGCATGGGCGTGGTGTATCGCGCGCGAGACCTGCTGCACGAACAGTTCGGTGACCCCGACCCGTATATAGCGCTGAAAATCCTCAGCGAAGAATTTGCCGAATCGCCGGACGCCAGTGCCTTGCTCTACAGCGAGTTCGCCCTGACCCGGCGCCTGCGCCACGCCAACGTGCTGCGTTTGCACACCTTTGAAGTGGACACCGAGTGTCAGCGCGCCTTCATCACCATGGAACTGATGCGCGGGCTGACCCTGGACAAACTGCTCTGCGAACGGCCTCTGGGCCTGCCGTGGCAAGAGCTGCGAGACATCGCGCTGCCGCTGCTCGACGCGTTGGCTTATGCCCACGGTCGCGGCGTGCTGCACGGCGATATGAAACCGAGCAACGTGATGCTCAGCGAGGAGGGCGTGCGCGTGTTCGACTTCGGCCTCGGTCAGGCCGAGGAGGGCGTGTTGCCCGGCCTGCCGCACTTGAGCCGTAGCCGTTTCAACGCCTGGACCCCGGGCTACGCCGCACCGGAGTTGCTGGAAGGCGCACCGCTGAGCGCCAGCGCCGACCTCTTCGCGGTGGCCTGCGTGATCTTTGAGCTGGCGGGCGGCAAACACCCGTTCCGCCGCTTGCCGTCGACCCAGGCCCGTGACGAACGCCTGGACCGTGAACTGCAAGCGCCCAGGCACCTACCGAAACACTGCTGGCCGGCGCTGCGCACTGCGCTGGCTTTCGATGCGGCAGATCGCACGATCACTGCCGCACAACTGCGTGACGCCCTAGGCGCCACTTCCTCCTGGCTGCAACGCTGGCTGCATCGGCGCAACGGATGA
- a CDS encoding tetratricopeptide repeat protein: MKVVAKLLLLAFSLLFASFSTAQTNLSLYISSLGSAAITQSDGKVSLLVLAGGNDQGEATAGSCVIGANLTKVEGGFNGTLSPISTGINSYNDEQAQGKKISIDQRVGSIVISDVDYIGICSLDASLINIYKEVQRDDKGYKSVYAEMINLAHEDSLFLYKKGMRSEAMAELAPYASYYQSNWLADKKFADAVIPALNDYAYFLQENNQAADSIPILNDIVGAAPKRAVAWLNLADSNWAVGKQEEAKVQYKMYGDLMAKSNQKSKVPKRAVERVN, encoded by the coding sequence GTGAAAGTGGTTGCTAAATTGCTGTTGTTGGCTTTTTCGCTACTTTTTGCCAGTTTTTCGACGGCACAAACTAATTTATCGCTATACATCTCTTCATTAGGGAGTGCAGCAATAACACAGTCTGATGGAAAAGTTTCCTTGCTCGTTCTGGCGGGTGGTAATGACCAAGGTGAGGCGACGGCAGGAAGTTGTGTAATTGGGGCGAACTTGACAAAGGTAGAGGGTGGATTCAATGGCACGCTCTCACCTATTAGTACTGGAATTAATAGCTATAACGATGAGCAGGCGCAAGGTAAAAAAATTTCGATTGATCAACGTGTTGGGTCGATAGTCATTAGTGATGTGGACTACATCGGGATATGTAGTTTGGATGCTAGCTTGATAAATATTTATAAAGAGGTTCAGAGGGACGATAAGGGTTATAAGTCTGTGTACGCGGAAATGATCAATCTTGCTCACGAAGATTCGCTGTTTTTGTACAAGAAAGGAATGAGGTCAGAGGCTATGGCTGAACTAGCTCCTTATGCAAGTTACTATCAGAGTAATTGGCTGGCGGATAAAAAATTTGCAGATGCGGTGATTCCGGCGTTAAACGATTATGCCTATTTTTTACAAGAAAATAATCAGGCGGCAGACTCTATACCTATTTTGAATGATATTGTCGGGGCTGCCCCGAAAAGAGCGGTGGCTTGGCTCAATTTAGCGGACTCTAATTGGGCTGTGGGTAAGCAAGAAGAGGCCAAGGTGCAATATAAAATGTATGGGGATCTCATGGCGAAGAGCAATCAAAAGTCCAAAGTCCCCAAGAGAGCCGTAGAGCGAGTTAACTAG
- the tssM gene encoding type VI secretion system membrane subunit TssM, with the protein MKKFFKKVGAFLRKTWVWTLLLVLFVALLVWFVGPLLAVNDYKFWEGSTSRLLTISVLFLIWGLTMVFVSWRAGVRKKAVEETEDGQDHIRREELIDEEQKELRARFKDALRTLKTSSLYRGRSERWRNDLPWYLLIGPQGSGKTSLLDFSGLEFPINKTERKLTRDTTGTRYCDWYFADHGVLIDTAGRYLTQPSVDVDGSAWTTLLELLRKRRRNRPLNGVLVTLPVELLIGSNEDDLKTLSHQVRARLQEVHQKLHVDLPIYLVLSKADQLLGFDEFFDQLTREESDQVLGTSFRKEQSGTDVTVLRAEFEELLRRLNSQVIMRMHQERDTQRRGRILDFPHQLGQIGERLCLFVDMAFTGNRYQRASQLRGFYLTSAPHLKQQMDPSTAGIGANLGIDSGVLPTLRSGRSRFIHHVLSRVIFPEADLAGLDKRERSRIHWGQRALYVGALTALGAFGLLWATGFSANYERLENLRSLAQTWTQQRSALTARDDAMGVLKTLDTSYEATKVFPPKGDVSVFERGGLYQGNESNPVVKDAYQRELETQLLPRVAQLLEGQIRNNMKDRDRLLNSLRAYLMLNMKDRRDPAWLQDWLAQDWSVRYAGNTAVQNGLNGHFERLLKQPFIYPLNDALVAQARQVLRSESLATVVYRMLREQARNLPEYRFSQHLGPQGALFVGTDYVIPGFYTQQGYQQYFSVQGSALVTDILRDNWVLGEGSGMSGMDLRRLMVELEQLYFRDYANFWSEAVGQVALQPINDAGEGAEQLAGLTSANSPILQMLVEVRENTRFPVIAESADEAADVADKLGAKGGKLGKLAAAAAGKASEALTKNLPDTAKKSLQRRFEPLHRLLDDNNGPAADLTPALQALNDLQLQLSSLARASAPDQAAFEMAKTRMSGQRDALSNLRNASSRLPRPVSVWFNVLAEDTWRLVLNDSYQYLNQRYQSELYSFYGKAINKRYPFNAHSTSDVAISDFREFFKAQGIADRFFENYMRPFVSGDPGNYRLRSIDGHSLPMSKVYLDQMAAAQVIRQSFFAENPAEPQVQFKLEPYTLDPAVSRSEFRFGDKTMEYRHGPIVPVAFKWPTDAEDGRTSLVLEKMAGRPIGIEKNSGPWSLFRLFDLMQTEYLTGRDVLVLKADVGGLRANYLLMSQRTPNPFDMGVLRTFRMPVQL; encoded by the coding sequence ATGAAAAAGTTTTTCAAGAAAGTCGGCGCGTTCTTGCGCAAGACCTGGGTCTGGACCCTGCTGCTGGTGCTGTTCGTCGCACTGCTGGTGTGGTTCGTCGGGCCGCTGCTGGCCGTCAACGATTACAAATTCTGGGAAGGCTCGACCTCGCGCCTGCTGACCATCAGCGTGCTGTTCCTGATCTGGGGCCTGACCATGGTCTTCGTCAGCTGGCGCGCCGGTGTGCGCAAAAAGGCTGTCGAAGAAACCGAAGACGGCCAGGACCATATTCGCCGCGAAGAGCTGATCGACGAGGAACAAAAGGAACTGCGCGCACGTTTCAAAGACGCGCTGCGCACCTTGAAAACTTCCAGCCTGTATCGTGGCCGCAGCGAACGCTGGCGCAACGATCTGCCGTGGTACCTGCTGATCGGTCCGCAGGGCAGCGGTAAAACCAGCCTGCTGGACTTCTCGGGCCTTGAGTTTCCGATCAACAAGACCGAGCGCAAACTCACCCGCGACACCACTGGCACTCGCTATTGCGACTGGTACTTCGCCGACCACGGCGTGCTGATCGACACCGCCGGGCGTTACCTGACCCAACCGAGCGTGGATGTCGACGGCAGCGCCTGGACCACCTTGCTCGAGCTGCTGCGCAAGCGTCGTCGCAACCGTCCGTTGAACGGCGTGCTGGTGACTCTTCCGGTGGAGCTACTGATCGGGAGCAACGAGGATGACCTCAAAACCCTATCGCATCAGGTGCGTGCGCGCCTGCAAGAGGTGCATCAAAAACTGCACGTCGACCTGCCGATTTATCTGGTACTGAGCAAGGCCGACCAGTTGCTGGGCTTCGACGAGTTCTTCGATCAGTTGACCCGCGAAGAAAGCGATCAGGTGCTCGGCACCAGTTTCCGCAAAGAGCAGAGCGGTACTGACGTGACGGTGTTGCGTGCCGAGTTCGAAGAGCTGCTGCGTCGCCTCAACAGCCAGGTGATCATGCGCATGCACCAGGAGCGCGACACCCAGCGCCGTGGTCGCATTCTCGACTTCCCACATCAACTGGGGCAGATCGGCGAGCGTCTGTGCCTGTTCGTCGACATGGCCTTCACCGGCAACCGCTATCAGCGCGCCAGCCAGTTGCGCGGTTTCTACCTGACCAGCGCGCCGCACTTGAAGCAACAGATGGACCCGAGCACCGCCGGTATTGGCGCGAACCTGGGCATCGACAGCGGTGTGTTGCCGACCTTGCGCAGCGGTCGCTCGCGGTTCATTCACCACGTGCTCAGCCGGGTGATTTTCCCCGAGGCCGATCTGGCCGGTCTGGACAAACGCGAACGCAGCCGCATCCATTGGGGCCAGCGTGCGTTGTACGTCGGTGCACTGACGGCGCTGGGGGCGTTCGGTCTGCTCTGGGCGACGGGGTTCTCGGCCAACTACGAACGCCTGGAAAACCTCCGTTCGCTGGCGCAAACCTGGACCCAGCAGCGCTCGGCGCTGACCGCCCGCGATGACGCGATGGGGGTGCTCAAAACCCTCGACACCAGTTATGAAGCGACCAAAGTTTTCCCGCCGAAAGGCGACGTGTCGGTATTCGAGCGTGGTGGTCTGTATCAGGGGAATGAGAGCAACCCGGTGGTCAAGGACGCGTATCAACGTGAACTTGAAACCCAACTGCTGCCGCGAGTGGCGCAACTGCTCGAAGGGCAGATCCGCAACAACATGAAGGACCGCGATCGCCTGCTCAACAGCCTGCGCGCCTACCTGATGCTCAACATGAAGGACCGTCGTGATCCGGCGTGGCTGCAAGATTGGCTGGCGCAGGACTGGTCCGTCCGTTACGCGGGCAACACCGCGGTGCAGAACGGTCTGAACGGGCACTTCGAACGCCTGCTCAAGCAGCCGTTTATCTACCCGCTCAACGATGCATTGGTCGCCCAGGCGCGTCAGGTTCTGCGCAGCGAATCGCTGGCCACCGTGGTCTACCGGATGCTGCGCGAGCAGGCTCGCAACCTGCCGGAATACCGCTTCAGCCAACACCTCGGTCCGCAGGGCGCGCTGTTCGTCGGCACCGACTACGTGATCCCGGGGTTCTACACCCAACAAGGTTATCAGCAGTACTTCTCGGTCCAGGGCTCTGCATTGGTCACCGACATCCTGCGTGACAACTGGGTACTGGGCGAAGGCTCGGGCATGAGCGGCATGGACTTGCGCCGCCTGATGGTCGAACTGGAGCAACTGTACTTCCGCGACTACGCCAACTTCTGGAGTGAAGCGGTCGGCCAGGTGGCGTTGCAGCCGATCAACGATGCCGGTGAAGGCGCCGAACAACTGGCCGGGTTGACGTCCGCCAACTCGCCGATCCTGCAAATGCTGGTTGAAGTGCGCGAGAACACCCGTTTCCCGGTGATCGCCGAGAGCGCTGATGAAGCCGCCGATGTCGCTGACAAACTGGGCGCCAAGGGCGGAAAACTCGGCAAGCTTGCCGCTGCAGCAGCGGGCAAGGCGTCGGAAGCCCTGACCAAGAACCTGCCGGACACCGCGAAAAAATCCCTGCAACGGCGCTTCGAACCGCTGCACCGTTTGCTCGATGACAACAACGGCCCGGCAGCCGACCTGACCCCGGCGCTGCAAGCGCTGAACGACCTGCAACTGCAACTGTCCAGCCTGGCGCGTGCCAGTGCCCCGGACCAGGCTGCGTTTGAAATGGCCAAGACCCGCATGAGCGGCCAGCGCGATGCGCTGAGCAACTTGCGCAACGCATCCAGCCGCCTGCCGCGTCCGGTCAGCGTATGGTTCAACGTACTGGCTGAAGACACCTGGCGTCTGGTGCTCAACGACTCCTACCAGTACCTCAACCAGCGCTACCAGAGCGAGCTGTATAGCTTCTATGGCAAGGCGATCAACAAGCGTTATCCGTTCAACGCCCACAGCACCAGCGACGTTGCCATCAGCGACTTCCGCGAGTTCTTCAAGGCGCAGGGCATCGCCGATCGCTTCTTCGAAAACTACATGCGGCCTTTCGTCAGCGGCGATCCGGGCAACTATCGCCTGCGCAGCATTGACGGTCACAGCCTGCCGATGTCCAAGGTCTACCTCGACCAAATGGCCGCCGCACAAGTGATCCGCCAAAGCTTCTTTGCCGAAAACCCGGCCGAGCCGCAGGTGCAGTTCAAACTGGAGCCGTACACCCTCGACCCGGCCGTCAGCCGTTCCGAGTTCCGCTTTGGCGACAAGACCATGGAATACCGCCATGGCCCGATTGTGCCGGTGGCCTTCAAATGGCCAACCGACGCGGAAGACGGTCGCACCAGCCTGGTCCTCGAAAAAATGGCCGGCCGCCCGATTGGCATCGAGAAAAACTCCGGTCCATGGTCGTTGTTCCGTCTGTTCGATTTGATGCAGACCGAATACCTGACCGGGCGCGACGTGCTGGTGCTCAAGGCCGACGTGGGTGGCCTGCGCGCCAACTACCTGCTGATGAGCCAGCGCACGCCGAACCCGTTCGACATGGGCGTGTTGCGCACCTTCCGTATGCCGGTGCAGCTCTGA
- a CDS encoding PP2C family protein-serine/threonine phosphatase, with protein MLVASPWRSAARTDPGKVRARNEDAFLDSPQHGLWVVADGMGGHQGGDIASQLIVASLAELPVEDSFDERLKGVRQCLHWLNRRLGQELTVTAGRHDSIMGSTVVALLVDGNRAACIWAGDSRCYLWRGQRLYQLSRDHSLMQQLIDEQQLSVEQARAHPAASALTRAVGASEQLTLDVLELEVYPGDAFLLCSDGLYQGLSSDALGNALSLTAPHVALERLFDGALRGSARDNLTAVVIRQ; from the coding sequence ATGCTGGTTGCCAGCCCCTGGCGCAGCGCGGCGCGCACCGATCCGGGCAAGGTTCGGGCGCGCAACGAAGATGCTTTCCTCGACAGCCCACAGCATGGCCTGTGGGTGGTCGCGGACGGCATGGGCGGTCATCAGGGTGGCGATATCGCCAGCCAGTTGATCGTCGCCAGCCTGGCGGAACTGCCCGTCGAAGACAGCTTCGACGAGCGGCTCAAAGGCGTGCGCCAGTGCCTGCACTGGCTCAACCGCCGCTTGGGCCAGGAATTGACCGTCACCGCCGGGCGCCATGACAGCATCATGGGCAGCACGGTGGTGGCGTTGTTGGTGGACGGCAATCGCGCGGCCTGCATCTGGGCCGGCGACAGCCGTTGTTATCTGTGGCGCGGGCAGCGCTTGTATCAGCTGTCCAGGGACCATTCGCTGATGCAGCAACTGATCGACGAACAACAACTGAGCGTCGAGCAGGCCCGGGCTCATCCGGCCGCCAGCGCCTTGACCCGTGCGGTCGGGGCCAGCGAGCAGTTGACCCTGGACGTGCTCGAACTCGAGGTCTATCCCGGTGACGCGTTTCTGCTGTGCAGCGACGGTTTGTACCAAGGCTTGAGCAGCGACGCGCTGGGCAACGCCTTGAGCCTGACCGCGCCGCACGTAGCGCTGGAGCGGTTGTTCGACGGCGCCTTGCGCGGTTCGGCGCGGGACAACCTGACCGCCGTGGTGATCCGCCAATGA
- a CDS encoding lysozyme inhibitor LprI family protein, whose protein sequence is MKALKRFMVVLVCTLAGGASLPISLAFAGADCNEMTASQPIDTCAGIAKKAADSRLNASYQKLMARLDSQYRVQPDLGQAFKAKVKESQRIWIKLRDTDCPLEAFENETGMPAYVTTVSNCVARMSLERSDYLDKIAPDL, encoded by the coding sequence GTGAAAGCGTTGAAGCGTTTTATGGTGGTACTTGTTTGCACGCTAGCGGGCGGTGCATCTCTGCCCATTTCACTCGCGTTTGCTGGGGCAGATTGCAACGAGATGACTGCAAGTCAGCCGATTGATACGTGTGCAGGCATCGCGAAGAAGGCTGCCGATTCCCGGCTTAATGCCAGTTACCAGAAGCTGATGGCGCGGCTCGACTCTCAGTATCGAGTCCAGCCCGATTTGGGGCAGGCATTCAAGGCGAAGGTAAAGGAATCGCAGCGCATCTGGATCAAGTTACGCGATACGGATTGTCCGCTTGAAGCTTTTGAAAATGAGACGGGCATGCCCGCGTATGTGACGACGGTGAGCAATTGCGTTGCACGAATGAGTCTGGAACGCTCGGACTATCTAGACAAGATTGCGCCTGACCTTTAA
- the icmH gene encoding type IVB secretion system protein IcmH/DotU, with amino-acid sequence MIKEVDHNQDDKTVLLDRQGHGPAQSPLTDFAAPPRFEQLEERMIYAARLRPAEAFNISLNSLVAASSDLLSEVVRLKHSDSREDMHALNERLTAALKLFEVRALHNGAESSQVMAARYVLCTVVDEAVVTTAWGNESEWSQMSLLSSFHNETFGGEKFFQLLDRLSKNPVKHLPMLELMYLCLSLGFEGKYRVQARGMLELDGIRDALYRQIRQLRGDVPRELSPHWEGLNDRRRSLVRIVPWWMVALFTLVCLVVMYSGFAWVLGEQRDTVLQPYQPLDPAAVQPQLKP; translated from the coding sequence ATGATCAAGGAAGTGGATCACAACCAGGACGACAAAACCGTCCTGCTCGATCGCCAGGGCCACGGCCCGGCACAGAGCCCGCTGACCGATTTCGCGGCACCGCCGCGTTTCGAGCAACTGGAAGAACGGATGATTTACGCTGCGCGCCTGCGTCCGGCGGAAGCGTTCAACATCAGCCTCAACTCGCTGGTGGCCGCGTCGTCCGACTTGCTGTCGGAAGTGGTGCGACTCAAGCACAGCGACTCCCGCGAAGACATGCACGCGCTCAACGAGCGGCTGACGGCTGCGCTGAAACTCTTCGAAGTCCGTGCGCTGCACAACGGCGCCGAGAGCAGCCAGGTCATGGCCGCGCGTTACGTGCTGTGCACCGTGGTCGACGAAGCGGTGGTCACCACCGCGTGGGGCAACGAAAGCGAGTGGTCGCAGATGAGCCTGCTCAGCAGCTTCCACAACGAGACCTTTGGCGGCGAGAAATTCTTTCAGCTGCTCGATCGTCTGTCGAAGAACCCGGTCAAACACCTGCCGATGCTGGAACTGATGTACCTGTGCCTGTCGCTCGGTTTCGAGGGCAAGTACCGGGTGCAGGCGCGCGGCATGCTGGAACTCGACGGCATTCGCGATGCGCTCTACCGGCAGATTCGCCAGCTGCGTGGCGACGTGCCGCGTGAACTGTCGCCGCACTGGGAAGGCCTCAACGACAGGCGTCGCAGCCTGGTGCGCATCGTGCCGTGGTGGATGGTGGCGCTGTTCACGCTGGTGTGCCTGGTGGTGATGTATTCGGGCTTTGCCTGGGTACTCGGCGAACAGCGTGACACCGTTCTGCAACCTTATCAGCCGCTTGATCCGGCCGCGGTTCAGCCGCAGTTGAAGCCGTAA